The Belonocnema kinseyi isolate 2016_QV_RU_SX_M_011 chromosome 10, B_treatae_v1, whole genome shotgun sequence genome has a window encoding:
- the LOC117181783 gene encoding receptor-binding cancer antigen expressed on SiSo cells gives MAVEFLINRLKALILVIVGAFRRAMCCFRRRRRSSCDSIPLSAIGVVPNLTNNRGELIQWEQWEENPVVVVPDKPINPIQEKIEQYRQQASRPTDPSEEEQQPNFFEDMTPRITRQTKILIRDKKSNSANKNSTKFAVITDPIPTNELKEWEDNAAGWEEETVEEFGDPTEVLREQKRRERERRLFEQQQKRMERNIRPQPLGAKITS, from the exons ATGgctgtggaatttttaataaacaggcTGAAAGCCTTAATTCTAGTTATTGTGGGCGCTTTTAGACGTGCTATGTGTTGTTTTCGAAGAAGAAGAAGATCTTCGTGTGACTCGATTCCTCTTTCTGCGATTGGAGTCGTTCCTAACCTAACCAACAATCGTGGA GAATTGATACAGTGGGAACAGTGGGAGGAAAATCCAGTCGTCGTAGTGCCAGATAAACCAATAAATCCAATCCAAGAAAAAATAGAGCAATATCGACAGCAAGCTTCTAGACCTACAGATCCCTCGGAAGAAGAGCAGCAACCCAACTTTTTTGAA GATATGACTCCAAGAATTACtcgacaaacaaaaattttaatcagagatAAGAAGTCGAATAGTGCCAACAAAAATTCGACAAAGTTTGCTGTCATCACAGATCCAATACCAACG aaTGAGCTGAAAGAATGGGAAGACAATGCAGCCGGTTGGGAGGAGGAAACCGTCGAAGAATTTGGAGATCCAACCGAAGTTCTGAGGGAACAAAAAAGAAGGGAACGCGAACGGCGTTTGTTTGAACAGCAGCAAAAACGAATGGAGCGAAATATAAGGCCCCAACCTCTAGGTGCTAAAATcacttcttga